A portion of the Rhodopseudomonas sp. BAL398 genome contains these proteins:
- the purB gene encoding adenylosuccinate lyase — protein sequence MIPRYTRPEMAAIWEPLTRFKIWFEIEAHAATAQAQLGVIPKSAAETIWAKGKDAAFDVARIDEIEREVKHDVIAFLTHLAEFVGPDSRFVHQGMTSSDVLDTCFNVQLTRAADILIADVDRVLAALKTRAFEHKMTPSIGRSHGIHAEPVTFGLKMAYAYAEFSRARERLVTARKEVATCAISGSVGTFAHIDPSVEDYVAKAMGLAVEPVSTQVIPRDRAAMYFATLGVIASSVERLATEFRHLQRTEVLEAEEFFSEGQKGSSSMPHKRNPVLTENLTGLSRMVRAYVTPAMENVVLWHERDISHSSAERMMAPDATVTLDFILNRLAGVIEKLVVYPDNMTKNLDRLGGLIHSQRLLTALTQKGCSREESYKLVQRNAMPVWRGEGDFQTLLTNDPDMRKYMSAEEIAEQFDLGYHLKHVDTIFQRVFGNS from the coding sequence ATGATCCCGCGCTATACCCGTCCGGAAATGGCTGCCATTTGGGAGCCGCTGACCCGTTTCAAGATCTGGTTCGAGATCGAGGCCCACGCCGCCACCGCGCAAGCGCAATTGGGGGTGATCCCGAAATCGGCCGCCGAGACGATCTGGGCCAAGGGCAAGGACGCCGCCTTCGACGTGGCGCGGATCGACGAGATCGAGCGCGAGGTCAAGCACGATGTCATCGCCTTCCTGACCCATCTGGCCGAATTCGTCGGCCCGGATTCACGCTTCGTGCATCAGGGCATGACCTCGTCGGACGTGCTCGACACCTGCTTCAACGTCCAGCTCACCCGCGCCGCCGACATTCTGATCGCCGACGTCGACCGCGTGCTGGCGGCGCTGAAGACCCGCGCCTTCGAACACAAGATGACGCCCTCGATCGGCCGCTCCCACGGCATCCACGCCGAGCCGGTGACCTTCGGCCTGAAGATGGCCTATGCTTACGCGGAATTTTCCCGCGCCCGCGAGCGGCTGGTGACGGCGCGCAAAGAGGTCGCGACCTGCGCGATCTCTGGCTCGGTCGGCACCTTCGCGCATATCGATCCGAGCGTTGAGGACTATGTCGCCAAGGCGATGGGCCTCGCCGTCGAGCCGGTCTCGACCCAGGTGATCCCGCGCGACCGCGCCGCGATGTATTTTGCAACCCTGGGCGTGATCGCCTCGTCGGTGGAGCGGCTTGCCACCGAATTCCGGCATTTGCAGCGCACCGAAGTGCTGGAGGCCGAGGAGTTCTTCTCCGAGGGCCAGAAGGGCTCGTCCTCGATGCCGCATAAGCGCAATCCGGTGCTGACCGAAAACCTCACCGGCCTGTCGCGAATGGTGCGCGCCTATGTGACGCCGGCGATGGAAAACGTCGTGCTGTGGCACGAGCGCGACATCTCGCATTCCTCCGCCGAGCGGATGATGGCGCCCGACGCCACCGTGACGCTGGATTTCATCCTCAACCGGCTGGCCGGCGTGATCGAGAAGCTCGTCGTCTATCCCGACAACATGACCAAGAATCTCGACCGCCTCGGCGGGTTGATCCATTCGCAGCGGCTGTTGACGGCGCTGACCCAGAAGGGCTGCTCGCGTGAGGAGAGCTACAAACTGGTGCAGCGCAACGCGATGCCGGTGTGGCGCGGCGAAGGCGATTTCCAGACCCTGCTGACCAACGATCCCGACATGCGCAAATACATGTCGGCCGAAGAGATCGCCGAACAATTCGATCTCGGCTATCACCTCAAACATGTCGACACGATCTTCCAGCGGGTGTTCGGGAACAGCTGA
- a CDS encoding IS110 family transposase → MSKTSMASAGIDTGKRKLDVAIDDRPEQLQIENSAEGHRRLSSWLRRQKIGRVGIEASGGYEQPVVEQLRADGFVVIVFQPAQVRAYAKFHGKRAKNDCIDAALIAACATETRVVHAPPDPRLAAFAMHLTVIEQITQDIVCFKTRCETCRDPRLRQIWQDRILQFKAVLKAEFAILVQAIRQHADLARRLDLIESVNGVGLRTAVAILVRMPEIGRVSREHIASLAGLAPFDDDSAERVGARHIRDGRARVRSSLFAAALAASFRWNARLIALYRRLTAAGKPHKVALVACARKMLIFVNTVVQRGTPWVEQQPA, encoded by the coding sequence ATGTCCAAGACTAGCATGGCCAGCGCAGGAATCGATACCGGCAAACGCAAGCTCGATGTGGCGATCGACGACCGTCCGGAGCAGTTGCAGATCGAGAACTCCGCCGAGGGCCATCGTCGGCTGTCCTCTTGGCTGCGCCGACAAAAGATCGGCCGGGTCGGAATCGAAGCCAGCGGCGGCTATGAGCAGCCGGTGGTCGAGCAGCTCCGCGCCGACGGCTTCGTGGTGATCGTGTTCCAGCCGGCGCAGGTTCGCGCCTACGCCAAATTCCACGGCAAGCGGGCCAAGAACGACTGCATCGACGCGGCGTTGATCGCAGCCTGCGCCACCGAGACCCGCGTTGTGCACGCCCCGCCGGACCCGCGTTTGGCGGCCTTTGCGATGCACCTGACCGTGATCGAGCAGATCACCCAGGACATCGTCTGCTTCAAGACCCGATGCGAGACCTGCCGTGATCCGCGGCTGCGCCAGATCTGGCAAGACCGCATCCTGCAGTTCAAAGCCGTGCTCAAGGCCGAGTTCGCCATTCTGGTGCAGGCGATCCGGCAGCACGCCGATCTCGCTCGCCGTCTCGACCTGATCGAAAGCGTCAACGGCGTTGGCCTGCGCACTGCCGTCGCCATTCTGGTGCGGATGCCGGAGATCGGACGGGTCTCGCGTGAGCACATCGCGTCGCTGGCCGGCCTCGCCCCGTTCGACGACGACAGCGCCGAGCGCGTCGGCGCGCGCCACATCAGGGACGGCCGCGCCCGCGTGCGCAGCAGCCTATTCGCCGCAGCGCTCGCCGCATCGTTCCGCTGGAACGCCAGGCTGATCGCCCTCTACCGGCGGCTCACCGCGGCAGGCAAACCCCACAAAGTCGCACTCGTCGCCTGCGCCAGGAAGATGCTGATCTTCGTCAACACCGTCGTCCAGCGAGGAACGCCCTGGGTCGAACAGCAGCCCGCTTAA
- a CDS encoding EF-hand domain-containing protein has product MLAALPAISAMSSMLDALTASSKSKATTGVNAGAKKEFNPAELISSGDSTSSTSTGSSTASGGLSPETMSALLAMQGQSNTTSTASTESGGTASLSETLKALFGELDANSDGKITKAEFEDKLGAGGTNTAAADKVFGKLDTDGDGSVSAKELAAVVKGHAHHRKADDSGTAGSSDPLQALAGSSSSTTTNSDGTTTTSLTYADGSKVSMTSAASNSASSSASSSYNFIEKLIQRQADAAAKASGSSVSVSA; this is encoded by the coding sequence ATGCTAGCTGCGCTTCCTGCCATCAGCGCGATGTCATCGATGCTCGACGCGCTGACCGCGTCGTCGAAATCCAAGGCGACCACCGGCGTCAATGCCGGGGCGAAGAAGGAATTCAACCCGGCCGAGCTGATCTCGTCCGGCGATTCCACCTCGTCCACGAGCACCGGCAGCTCGACGGCATCGGGCGGGCTGTCGCCGGAAACCATGAGCGCGCTGCTGGCGATGCAGGGCCAGTCCAACACCACCTCGACGGCGTCGACAGAATCAGGCGGCACGGCCAGCCTGTCCGAAACACTCAAAGCCCTGTTCGGTGAACTCGACGCCAATTCCGACGGCAAGATCACCAAGGCGGAATTCGAGGACAAGCTCGGCGCCGGCGGCACCAATACGGCCGCGGCCGACAAGGTGTTCGGCAAGCTCGACACCGATGGCGACGGCTCGGTCAGCGCCAAGGAATTGGCGGCGGTGGTCAAGGGCCATGCGCATCACCGCAAGGCGGATGATTCCGGTACGGCCGGCAGTTCCGATCCGCTGCAAGCGTTGGCCGGCTCCTCCAGTTCGACCACGACCAACAGCGACGGCACCACCACCACGTCGTTGACCTATGCGGACGGCTCCAAGGTCTCGATGACATCGGCCGCCAGCAATTCGGCGTCGTCCAGCGCCAGTTCATCGTATAATTTCATCGAGAAACTGATCCAGCGCCAGGCCGACGCGGCCGCGAAGGCGTCCGGCTCCTCGGTCTCGGTCAGCGCGTAG
- a CDS encoding threonine aldolase family protein, with translation MVHYTPAPRDPALPPVRINLLSDTQTRPTPAMREAMARAEVGDEQGGDDPTVNLLNERVAELLGKEAAVFLPSGTMCNVTATLSTCRPGDEILAHATAHILSREGGTHAALGGFQITALPGPNGQFSLEAFRAALHPRNRYEPPQTLVSVEQTANIGGGTIWPKSVLDDIAEAASAAGLATHMDGARLLNATVATGISAREMTAGWGSAWIDFSKGLGAPVGAAIAGSRDFIDQVWRWKQRLGGSMRQAGIIAAACIHALDHHVARLADDHDNAQALAQGLAQIPGVTVQPPETNLVFFDPRDAGIDGQAMVAALRQRGVLLATMDGRIRACTHLDVSSAMIDETLGLIRDIVRGV, from the coding sequence ATGGTCCACTACACTCCTGCCCCGCGTGATCCCGCCCTGCCGCCGGTCCGCATCAATCTGTTGTCCGATACCCAAACCCGGCCGACGCCGGCGATGCGCGAGGCGATGGCGCGGGCGGAGGTCGGCGACGAACAGGGCGGCGACGATCCCACCGTCAATCTGTTGAATGAGCGCGTCGCCGAATTGCTCGGCAAGGAAGCCGCGGTGTTCCTGCCATCGGGCACGATGTGCAACGTCACCGCGACGCTGTCGACCTGCCGGCCCGGCGACGAAATCCTGGCGCATGCGACCGCCCATATCCTGTCGCGCGAAGGCGGCACCCATGCGGCGCTCGGCGGCTTCCAGATCACCGCGCTGCCAGGGCCGAACGGGCAGTTCTCGCTGGAGGCATTCCGCGCCGCGCTGCATCCGCGTAACCGCTACGAGCCGCCGCAGACCCTGGTCAGCGTCGAACAGACCGCCAATATCGGCGGCGGCACGATCTGGCCCAAGTCCGTGCTCGACGACATCGCCGAGGCCGCCAGCGCCGCGGGTCTCGCCACCCATATGGACGGCGCCCGGCTGCTGAACGCCACCGTCGCCACCGGCATCAGCGCGCGCGAGATGACTGCGGGCTGGGGCTCGGCCTGGATCGATTTCAGCAAGGGATTGGGCGCGCCGGTCGGCGCGGCGATCGCCGGCTCGCGCGACTTCATCGATCAGGTCTGGCGCTGGAAGCAGCGGCTCGGCGGATCAATGCGCCAGGCCGGCATCATCGCGGCGGCCTGCATCCATGCGCTCGATCATCATGTCGCGCGGCTGGCCGACGACCACGACAACGCCCAGGCGCTGGCGCAGGGGCTCGCGCAAATTCCCGGCGTCACCGTGCAGCCGCCCGAAACCAATCTGGTGTTTTTCGATCCGAGGGACGCCGGCATCGACGGCCAGGCGATGGTCGCGGCGCTGCGGCAGCGCGGCGTTCTGCTGGCGACGATGGACGGCCGGATCCGCGCCTGCACCCATCTCGATGTGAGCAGCGCCATGATCGACGAGACGCTCGGGCTGATCCGCGACATCGTGCGCGGCGTCTAG
- a CDS encoding GNAT family N-acetyltransferase encodes MAEDVGRPERPGLSAPVPLTAAHDVATFDCGEPALNDWLRRRALNNESRFSRTYVVCEGQRVVGYFCISAGAVERAAAPGKLRRNAPDTIPVSVIGRLAVSRDHAGRGLGADLLADALRRIAVASQSIGIGAVLVHAKDEAAKRFYLRCAEFIEYPADSRILFLPIETVIAALGESGAR; translated from the coding sequence ATGGCAGAAGACGTAGGTCGGCCGGAACGGCCCGGACTATCGGCCCCGGTGCCGCTGACCGCCGCGCATGATGTCGCGACCTTCGACTGCGGCGAGCCGGCGCTGAACGATTGGCTGCGACGCCGCGCGCTGAACAATGAAAGCCGGTTCTCCCGCACCTATGTCGTCTGCGAGGGCCAGCGCGTCGTGGGATATTTCTGCATCTCGGCCGGCGCGGTCGAACGCGCTGCGGCGCCCGGAAAGCTTCGGCGCAACGCCCCCGACACTATCCCGGTCTCGGTGATCGGCCGGCTCGCGGTCAGCCGCGACCACGCCGGCCGCGGCCTCGGTGCCGACCTGCTCGCCGATGCGCTGCGCCGGATCGCGGTCGCCTCGCAGAGCATCGGAATCGGAGCCGTCCTCGTCCACGCCAAGGATGAAGCAGCCAAGCGCTTCTATCTGCGATGCGCGGAGTTCATCGAATATCCGGCGGACAGCCGCATCCTGTTCCTGCCGATCGAGACCGTGATCGCGGCGCTTGGCGAGTCGGGAGCGAGATGA
- the murI gene encoding glutamate racemase codes for MPSPTILVIDSGLGGLTVLREIVTARPDARYVYVADDLFFPYGQHSEDAIIARVVPLIGELIAAHAPDLVVIACNTMSVSVLAPLRAAYAVPFVGTVPAIKPACAASTTKRVSVLGTKATVKREYTRALIRDHAKSCTVTLVGSANLASLAEASLGGAAIADPDILAEIAPCFVDDAGLRTDAVVLACTHFPLLLTRLVALAPWQVAWIDPAPAIARRVADLLGRGNGEAEPGGAEMIFTSGRAHLPAAVLEPYFGGRVLA; via the coding sequence GTGCCCTCTCCGACCATTCTGGTGATCGATTCCGGCCTCGGCGGCCTCACCGTGCTGCGCGAGATCGTCACGGCGCGGCCCGACGCGCGCTATGTCTATGTCGCCGACGACCTGTTCTTCCCCTATGGCCAGCACAGCGAGGACGCCATCATCGCCCGGGTGGTGCCGCTGATCGGCGAATTGATCGCGGCCCACGCGCCCGATTTGGTGGTGATCGCCTGCAACACGATGTCGGTGTCGGTGCTGGCGCCGCTGCGCGCGGCCTATGCGGTGCCGTTCGTCGGCACGGTGCCGGCGATCAAGCCGGCCTGCGCGGCCTCGACCACCAAACGGGTCTCGGTGCTCGGCACCAAAGCAACCGTCAAACGCGAATATACCCGCGCGCTGATCCGCGATCACGCCAAGAGCTGCACCGTGACGCTGGTCGGTTCGGCCAATCTGGCGTCGCTGGCGGAGGCGTCGCTGGGCGGTGCCGCGATCGCCGACCCCGACATCCTCGCCGAGATCGCGCCCTGCTTCGTCGATGACGCCGGCCTGCGCACCGACGCGGTGGTGCTGGCCTGCACGCATTTCCCGCTGCTGCTGACGCGGCTGGTGGCGCTGGCGCCCTGGCAGGTGGCGTGGATCGATCCGGCGCCGGCGATCGCCCGCCGGGTCGCCGACCTGCTCGGCCGCGGCAATGGCGAGGCGGAGCCCGGCGGCGCCGAGATGATCTTCACCTCCGGCCGCGCGCATCTGCCGGCCGCGGTGCTGGAACCGTATTTCGGCGGCCGCGTGCTGGCCTGA
- a CDS encoding MOSC domain-containing protein: MMVRSPCVVAVSLRRGHHFSKIPSLSIRLLTGLGVAGDGHSGATVQHRSRVRRDPSAPNLRQVHLIHAELFDELHAKGFLVQPGELGENVTTVGLDLLALPTCTRLRLGDSALVELTGLRNPCIQIDRFQPGLMAATLDKDATGHLIRKAGVMAIVLADGDVRPGDPIAIERPAAPYRPLLPV, translated from the coding sequence ATGATGGTGAGGTCCCCCTGCGTCGTCGCGGTCAGCCTGCGGCGCGGGCATCATTTCAGCAAGATTCCAAGCCTGAGCATCCGGCTGTTGACCGGGCTCGGCGTCGCCGGCGACGGCCATAGCGGCGCGACGGTGCAACACCGCTCCCGGGTTCGCCGCGACCCGAGTGCGCCCAATCTGCGCCAGGTCCATCTGATCCATGCCGAATTGTTCGACGAGCTGCACGCCAAAGGCTTTCTGGTGCAGCCTGGCGAGCTCGGCGAAAACGTCACCACCGTCGGCCTCGACCTGCTGGCGCTGCCGACCTGCACCAGGCTGCGTCTCGGCGACAGCGCTTTGGTCGAGCTCACCGGCCTGCGCAATCCCTGCATTCAGATCGACCGCTTTCAGCCCGGCCTGATGGCGGCGACGCTGGACAAGGACGCGACCGGCCATCTGATCCGCAAGGCCGGGGTGATGGCGATCGTGCTGGCCGATGGCGACGTCCGGCCGGGCGATCCGATCGCGATCGAGCGGCCGGCCGCCCCATATCGGCCGCTGTTGCCGGTGTAG
- a CDS encoding YybH family protein encodes MARMTTFIVAVALLTNAGTAMAQLIDQPAGGDAFEKVQQQFAVAYNRKDVAAMAAFFSKDGVRITPSGIFRGRDAIAREFQRVVDLGLRDYSVQRQVSRREGDVVFNAGEWRAKLGEQPYRGYYSALLIRNGDSVEIMEETVNVAVAAQ; translated from the coding sequence ATGGCCCGAATGACCACGTTCATCGTTGCTGTTGCCCTGCTGACAAACGCCGGGACCGCGATGGCGCAGCTCATCGACCAGCCCGCCGGCGGCGACGCTTTCGAAAAGGTCCAGCAGCAATTCGCCGTGGCCTACAACCGCAAGGACGTGGCGGCGATGGCGGCTTTCTTCAGCAAGGACGGCGTTCGCATCACACCGAGCGGCATCTTTCGCGGCCGCGACGCCATAGCCCGCGAGTTCCAGCGCGTCGTCGACCTTGGGCTGCGCGATTACAGTGTGCAGCGTCAGGTCTCGCGCCGCGAGGGCGACGTTGTCTTCAATGCCGGCGAGTGGCGGGCGAAGCTCGGCGAGCAGCCTTATCGCGGATACTATTCGGCGCTTCTCATCCGCAATGGCGACAGCGTCGAGATCATGGAAGAGACGGTTAACGTCGCGGTTGCGGCGCAGTAA
- a CDS encoding DUF1778 domain-containing protein, translating into MAKARPPASEYAESTAIALVEPAAADSKGSINLRIEARTRQLIDEAAAILGKTRTEFMIDSARRQAIDVVLDQRLFVLDPQRYDAFLHALDNPPAPGPKLRSLLRRVPAWQKT; encoded by the coding sequence ATGGCAAAAGCTCGTCCACCCGCTTCGGAATATGCGGAATCCACGGCCATCGCGCTCGTGGAGCCGGCGGCGGCTGATTCCAAGGGCAGCATCAATCTGCGGATCGAGGCTCGCACCCGCCAGCTGATCGACGAAGCCGCCGCTATCCTCGGCAAGACCCGGACCGAGTTCATGATCGACAGCGCCCGGCGGCAGGCGATCGACGTGGTGCTGGATCAGCGGCTGTTCGTGCTCGATCCGCAGCGCTACGACGCCTTCCTGCACGCGCTCGACAATCCGCCGGCGCCGGGACCGAAACTGCGGTCGCTGCTCCGCCGAGTGCCGGCATGGCAGAAGACGTAG
- the rpe gene encoding ribulose-phosphate 3-epimerase, whose amino-acid sequence MSQFAPRPLVIAPSILASDFSKLGEEVRAVDQAGCDWIHLDVMDGHFVPNISYGPDVIKAMRPHTKKIFDAHLMIAPCDPYLEAFAKAGCDHITVHAEAGPHLHRSLQAIRALGKKAGVSLNPGTPASAIEYVIDLIDLVLVMSVNPGFGGQAFIPSAIGKIQDIRAMTAGRPIDIEVDGGVTDKVSGQLAAAGANAFVAGSAVFKGGTMESYKANIDGIRNAALLARGEAI is encoded by the coding sequence ATGTCCCAGTTCGCGCCCCGCCCCCTCGTCATCGCGCCCTCGATCCTGGCGTCGGATTTCTCCAAGCTCGGCGAAGAAGTCCGCGCGGTCGATCAGGCCGGCTGCGACTGGATCCATCTCGACGTGATGGACGGCCATTTCGTGCCGAATATTTCCTACGGCCCCGACGTCATCAAGGCGATGCGGCCGCATACCAAGAAGATCTTCGACGCCCATCTGATGATCGCGCCGTGCGATCCCTATCTCGAAGCCTTCGCCAAGGCCGGCTGCGACCACATCACCGTCCACGCCGAGGCCGGCCCGCATCTGCATCGCTCATTGCAGGCGATCCGCGCGCTCGGCAAGAAGGCCGGCGTCTCGCTCAATCCCGGCACGCCCGCCAGCGCCATCGAATATGTCATCGACCTGATCGATCTGGTGCTGGTGATGTCGGTCAATCCCGGCTTCGGCGGCCAGGCCTTCATCCCCTCGGCCATCGGCAAGATCCAGGACATCCGCGCCATGACCGCCGGCCGCCCGATCGACATCGAAGTCGACGGCGGCGTCACCGACAAGGTCTCCGGCCAATTGGCCGCCGCCGGCGCCAACGCCTTCGTCGCCGGCTCCGCGGTGTTCAAGGGCGGCACGATGGAAAGCTACAAGGCAAATATCGACGGCATCAGAAATGCGGCGCTGCTGGCACGGGGCGAGGCGATTTAG
- the rpsD gene encoding 30S ribosomal protein S4: MTKRNEAKYKIDRRMGQNIWGRPKSPVNRREYGPGQHGQRRKGKLSDFGVQLRAKQKLKGYYANISERQFHSIYVEAGRMKGDTGENLIGLLERRLDTVVYRAKFVATMFAARQFINHGHIKVNGKRVNISSYKVKVGDLIEIKESSKQLAIVLEAAQLGERDVPDFIEVDHNKGTAKYQRVPVLSDVPFAVQMEPHLIVEFYSR; the protein is encoded by the coding sequence ATGACAAAGCGCAATGAAGCGAAGTATAAAATCGACCGTCGTATGGGCCAGAACATCTGGGGCCGTCCGAAGAGCCCGGTCAACCGCCGCGAATACGGCCCCGGCCAGCACGGCCAGCGCCGCAAGGGCAAGCTGTCCGACTTCGGCGTGCAGCTGCGCGCCAAGCAGAAGTTGAAGGGCTATTACGCCAACATCTCCGAGCGCCAGTTCCACAGCATCTATGTCGAAGCCGGCCGGATGAAGGGCGACACCGGCGAGAACCTGATCGGCCTGCTCGAGCGCCGCCTCGACACCGTGGTCTATCGCGCCAAATTCGTCGCCACCATGTTCGCCGCCCGCCAGTTCATCAATCATGGCCACATCAAGGTGAACGGCAAGCGCGTCAACATTTCGAGCTACAAGGTCAAGGTCGGCGACCTGATCGAGATCAAGGAATCCTCCAAGCAGCTCGCGATCGTGCTGGAAGCAGCTCAGCTCGGCGAGCGCGACGTGCCCGATTTCATCGAGGTCGATCACAACAAGGGCACCGCCAAGTATCAGCGCGTCCCGGTTCTGTCCGACGTGCCGTTCGCGGTGCAGATGGAGCCGCATCTGATCGTCGAATTCTATTCGCGCTGA
- a CDS encoding acyltransferase has protein sequence MRGTSCKLSIPRRLIVDLMRASQGVPLITFQRTLSVAPLARARQAAELCPGWAAIFAKAFSLVGRDQPVLRTLYVTWPWPHLFELPHSIAMVAIARQCDGEDCVMTQKLIGADAMALAEIDAAIRHAKTAPIGEVRAFRKMLQVTRLPLPLRRLAWLFALNVGRQRANHFGTFGLSSVAAFGPGALYPIGPGPFILSYGAVSAEGTIDVVIRFDHRVTDAALIATAMTRLEQALNGPIAEELQALPRIVDKPARAVRG, from the coding sequence ATGCGCGGCACCTCCTGTAAACTATCGATTCCGCGCCGGCTGATCGTCGACCTGATGCGCGCCTCGCAGGGCGTGCCGTTGATCACGTTCCAGCGCACTTTGAGCGTCGCGCCGCTGGCGCGGGCACGCCAGGCGGCCGAGCTGTGTCCGGGGTGGGCCGCAATCTTCGCCAAGGCCTTCAGCCTGGTGGGGCGCGACCAGCCGGTCCTGCGCACGCTTTATGTCACCTGGCCGTGGCCGCATCTGTTCGAATTGCCGCACAGCATCGCGATGGTGGCGATCGCGCGGCAATGCGACGGCGAGGACTGCGTGATGACGCAGAAGCTGATCGGCGCCGACGCCATGGCGCTGGCCGAGATCGACGCCGCGATCCGCCACGCCAAGACCGCGCCGATCGGCGAGGTGCGGGCGTTCCGCAAGATGCTGCAGGTGACGCGGCTGCCGCTGCCGCTACGCCGGCTGGCCTGGCTGTTCGCGCTCAATGTCGGCCGCCAGCGCGCCAACCATTTCGGAACTTTCGGCCTGTCCTCGGTCGCCGCCTTCGGCCCCGGCGCGCTGTATCCGATCGGGCCGGGACCCTTCATCCTCAGCTACGGGGCGGTGTCGGCCGAGGGGACCATCGACGTGGTGATCCGCTTCGACCATCGGGTCACCGACGCTGCCCTGATCGCCACCGCCATGACCCGGCTGGAACAGGCGCTGAACGGCCCGATTGCGGAGGAATTGCAGGCCCTGCCGCGCATCGTCGACAAACCGGCACGGGCAGTCCGAGGTTAA
- a CDS encoding HNH endonuclease → MKENPLNHGRICIYCLQRKASADFSLEHIIPRFMGGNGTCADATTREVCRKCNSLMGRFVDAPVAKGFFQNSIENRAWQHCLDFDEASGNVFPLTYFGKSKEITFGPDEEVEVWLCPDGGTVWHIHTKQPEDYDAMAGGDPFLSRKDAASRVYAFNASPHPYWLFSNFKSVTAHFSDEPIFLGADSDIEDQLLNSRTGGKLCKKDAIALRERDFIRALLDKGGRLGHELKLDLLFDIRFLAKLALAFGYRLLGERFGRLQYTNRLRNLLWTRRSDIPSTSHDIRMMSYFQGLGEKSPMKSLSIPLGFVFLLSSFKEGIVLSIVFPSGHSTQVSITDPTIDPEAISFGRTFQDRVLVSIPQLTKIIGPFRPMDYIAWVGGQHKIPELDQLMNSITIRSLLPSLR, encoded by the coding sequence GTGAAAGAGAACCCGCTGAACCATGGCCGCATTTGCATCTACTGTTTGCAGCGCAAGGCTTCAGCAGACTTTTCACTTGAGCACATTATTCCCCGCTTTATGGGCGGTAACGGTACATGCGCAGACGCCACCACCCGTGAGGTTTGCCGCAAATGCAATTCCCTGATGGGCCGTTTCGTTGACGCCCCAGTTGCAAAGGGATTTTTTCAAAACTCGATTGAAAATCGCGCTTGGCAGCATTGCCTGGACTTCGATGAAGCATCAGGCAACGTATTTCCTTTGACCTACTTTGGAAAATCGAAGGAAATCACATTTGGGCCGGACGAAGAAGTGGAAGTCTGGCTTTGCCCAGACGGCGGAACAGTTTGGCACATACATACAAAACAACCCGAAGATTACGACGCAATGGCCGGCGGAGATCCTTTCCTCAGCAGGAAAGATGCGGCGAGTCGAGTTTATGCCTTCAACGCATCTCCGCATCCCTATTGGCTTTTCTCCAATTTTAAATCGGTTACAGCTCATTTCTCAGACGAGCCAATTTTCCTCGGTGCAGACTCCGACATTGAAGATCAGCTGTTAAATTCACGAACCGGAGGGAAACTGTGCAAGAAAGATGCGATTGCACTACGTGAAAGGGATTTCATCAGAGCTCTACTAGATAAAGGCGGACGACTAGGACATGAATTGAAGTTGGACCTTCTTTTTGATATTCGATTTCTGGCTAAACTTGCATTGGCGTTTGGATATCGATTACTCGGCGAGAGATTTGGACGACTTCAATACACGAACCGATTACGCAACTTACTCTGGACGCGCCGATCTGACATTCCGTCAACTAGTCACGACATTCGCATGATGTCTTATTTTCAGGGACTAGGCGAGAAATCGCCTATGAAATCGCTCTCGATTCCATTGGGATTTGTCTTCCTTCTATCATCTTTTAAGGAGGGGATAGTTTTGAGCATTGTGTTTCCGAGCGGGCACAGCACACAAGTTTCGATTACCGATCCAACCATTGACCCGGAGGCGATCTCGTTTGGGAGAACCTTTCAAGATCGCGTCCTCGTTTCGATACCTCAGTTAACGAAAATAATTGGGCCGTTTCGACCTATGGACTATATTGCGTGGGTGGGCGGCCAGCACAAAATACCTGAACTTGATCAACTTATGAACTCAATTACCATTCGAAGTTTGCTGCCTTCTTTGCGGTGA